A portion of the Cryptomeria japonica chromosome 5, Sugi_1.0, whole genome shotgun sequence genome contains these proteins:
- the LOC131032774 gene encoding auxin-responsive protein SAUR50: protein MARSKENPQVLLLEQIIRAFCRFFKAHKAVGYNLSPKSRRYFAFEDEMIGRSCSALPLDVPKGHCAVYVGIERSRFVIPTDYLNHFLFGALLEKAEEEYGFDHQMGLTIPCDEVAFKNLTTCLRSLRN, encoded by the coding sequence ATGGCAAGAAGCAAGGAAAATCCTCAAGTTCTGCTTCTGGAGCAGATTATCAGAGCATTTTGTAGGTTTTTCAAAGCCCATAAAGCAGTTGGGTATAATCTTAGCCCAAAGAGCAGGAGATATTTTgcatttgaggatgagatgattggTAGATCATGCAGCGCTCTTCCTCTGGATGTCCCCAAAGGGCATTGTGCAGTGTATGTTGGTATTGAAAGAAGTCGCTTTGTCATCCCCACTGATTACTTGAATCATTTTCTCTTCGGAGCATTGCTAGAGAAAGCTGAGGAAGAGTATGGGTTTGATCATCAAATGGGTTTAACAATCCCCTGTGATGAAGTTGCCTTCAAAAATTTGACAACGTGTTTAAGGTCACTCCGAAATTAG